Proteins encoded within one genomic window of Streptomyces taklimakanensis:
- a CDS encoding GlsB/YeaQ/YmgE family stress response membrane protein: MSWLWAIIVGLVLGVLARAILPGKQNIPLWLTAIFGILGGLLGNAVAGGIGVDDTGGIDWIRHLLQLAGAVLIVALGTPLYAAIRGRGGRRTA, encoded by the coding sequence ATGAGCTGGTTGTGGGCGATCATCGTGGGTCTGGTCCTGGGTGTGCTGGCCCGCGCCATCCTTCCCGGCAAGCAGAACATCCCCCTGTGGCTGACCGCGATATTCGGCATCCTCGGCGGGCTTCTGGGCAACGCCGTGGCCGGCGGGATCGGAGTGGACGACACCGGCGGCATCGACTGGATCCGGCACCTGCTCCAGCTCGCCGGAGCCGTGCTGATCGTCGCTCTGGGCACCCCGCTGTACGCGGCGATCCGGGGACGAGGCGGCAGGAGGACCGCCTGA
- a CDS encoding DUF3099 domain-containing protein, producing MRRKQRGPEVFRITGARRSLAEDVRGRERRYVISMLVRTVSVLLTVALWNVQRPLAVVTLVLGAVLPYVAVVIANAGRENAPSLPDAYLSAPPRDALESAGDAGEAGDGRTPRSGPRTIRQVVREPADTPPAPGPERSGPGDSDSGESDAGPERSGAERAPGHARSERRA from the coding sequence GTGAGGCGCAAACAGCGCGGTCCGGAGGTCTTCAGGATCACCGGGGCCCGACGGAGTCTGGCCGAGGACGTCCGCGGCCGGGAACGCCGCTACGTGATCTCGATGCTGGTGCGCACCGTGTCCGTCCTGCTCACGGTGGCGCTGTGGAACGTGCAGCGCCCGCTGGCCGTGGTGACGCTGGTGTTGGGCGCGGTCCTGCCGTACGTGGCGGTGGTGATCGCCAACGCCGGGCGGGAGAACGCCCCCTCGCTTCCGGACGCCTACCTCTCCGCACCGCCCCGTGACGCCCTGGAGTCGGCCGGTGACGCAGGGGAAGCCGGCGACGGACGAACGCCGCGGTCCGGTCCCCGGACGATCCGGCAGGTCGTCCGGGAGCCGGCCGATACGCCGCCCGCTCCCGGACCGGAGCGCTCCGGTCCGGGGGACTCCGACTCCGGGGAGTCCGATGCGGGACCGGAGCGCTCGGGTGCC